In the genome of Pseudomonas protegens, one region contains:
- the lgt gene encoding prolipoprotein diacylglyceryl transferase, translating into MLPYPQIDPVALAIGPLKIHWYGLMYLIGIGGAWLLASRRLNRFDPTWSKEKLSDMVFWMSMGVIVGGRLGYVLFYDLSAYLANPTLIFEVWKGGMSFHGGFIGVMLAAWWFGKRNNKSFFELMDFVAPMVPIGLGAGRIGNFINAELWGKPTDVPWAMIFPPFSDPAQLPRHPSQLYQFALEGVALFLILWLFSRKPRPTMAVSGMFALFYGIFRFIVEFVRVPDAQLGYLAWNWLTMGQVLCVPMILGGLGLIWLAYHRAPAQSAAQ; encoded by the coding sequence ATGCTGCCTTACCCGCAGATTGATCCGGTGGCCCTGGCCATCGGCCCGCTGAAAATCCACTGGTACGGCCTGATGTACCTGATCGGCATCGGCGGTGCCTGGCTGCTGGCCTCGCGCCGGCTGAACCGTTTCGATCCGACCTGGAGCAAGGAGAAGCTCTCGGACATGGTGTTCTGGATGTCCATGGGGGTGATCGTCGGCGGCCGCCTGGGTTACGTGCTGTTCTACGACCTGAGCGCCTACCTGGCCAACCCGACCCTGATCTTCGAAGTGTGGAAGGGCGGCATGTCGTTCCACGGTGGCTTCATCGGGGTGATGCTGGCGGCCTGGTGGTTCGGCAAGCGCAACAACAAGAGCTTCTTCGAGCTGATGGACTTCGTCGCGCCGATGGTGCCGATCGGCCTGGGCGCCGGGCGGATCGGCAACTTCATCAACGCCGAGTTGTGGGGCAAACCCACCGATGTGCCGTGGGCGATGATCTTCCCGCCGTTCAGCGATCCGGCGCAGTTGCCGCGTCATCCGTCGCAGCTGTATCAGTTCGCCCTGGAAGGCGTGGCGCTGTTCCTGATCCTCTGGCTGTTCTCGCGCAAACCGCGGCCGACCATGGCGGTTTCCGGTATGTTCGCGCTGTTCTACGGGATCTTCCGCTTCATCGTCGAGTTCGTCCGGGTGCCGGACGCACAGCTGGGCTACCTGGCGTGGAACTGGCTGACCATGGGGCAGGTGCTGTGCGTGCCGATGATCCTCGGCGGCCTGGGGCTGATCTGGCTGGCTTATCATCGCGCTCCGGCCCAGAGCGCGGCGCAATAA
- a CDS encoding tyrosine-type recombinase/integrase — MKVVVEEKQLLDLGGSMLNEDGPTVADRVSVTAVGLFDSEERLVPLVSEYLTFAVRSANLAALSAETYGRNIGYLLEHLKGTPTFKSSSYDEILLAVTKLGIQRYFTHLREVDGLTSTTIRNRDACYMALFNDFLCVGGKHKGPGREDNPYAGGFLSPAPKKDLVYPCSLQELKALIESASSERERCLIQAIFDVGLRRSEVGRVTLGAVNKALGFAQANFVPDDDLDWVHPDYCPLYIDGSKGRGNELKPRYSIVSRAVLERIKRYHASPLYKKHARRYETADVTPCFFNSEGQPFNPDAVSKLLERLSKRAVRSKRVERMISPHKLRHGHAYAILTSPDFGDDYLNKLLMAQKSLGHSDTSTTGTYTKLPQEIFHLVCPNTGEVATKAKSMADLAAQTTLKIRLGDKK; from the coding sequence GTGAAGGTTGTAGTCGAAGAGAAGCAGTTGCTCGACCTAGGTGGGTCGATGCTCAACGAAGATGGGCCCACAGTGGCAGACCGGGTGTCTGTGACGGCGGTGGGGCTGTTCGATTCAGAAGAGAGGCTTGTACCGCTTGTAAGCGAGTACCTGACCTTCGCAGTTCGCAGCGCCAACCTAGCGGCCCTGTCAGCCGAGACATATGGGCGTAACATTGGTTACTTGCTCGAACACCTGAAAGGCACGCCAACTTTCAAAAGCTCGTCTTATGACGAAATCCTTCTTGCCGTAACTAAACTCGGTATCCAACGGTACTTTACCCACCTGCGTGAAGTGGATGGTTTGACCTCAACTACAATCCGTAACAGGGATGCTTGTTATATGGCCCTGTTCAATGACTTCCTGTGCGTTGGCGGAAAGCACAAAGGCCCAGGACGTGAGGACAATCCTTATGCTGGTGGTTTTCTTTCTCCTGCTCCAAAGAAGGATTTGGTTTATCCCTGTTCATTGCAGGAACTCAAAGCGCTTATTGAGTCTGCGAGCAGCGAGAGGGAGCGATGCCTGATCCAAGCTATCTTTGATGTGGGTTTGCGCCGAAGTGAAGTTGGCAGGGTTACCTTGGGCGCTGTGAATAAAGCTTTGGGGTTTGCTCAAGCTAACTTTGTTCCGGATGATGACCTTGATTGGGTGCATCCTGATTACTGCCCTCTTTACATTGACGGCAGTAAAGGACGTGGGAATGAGCTCAAGCCACGATACTCAATTGTGAGTCGAGCTGTGCTCGAACGTATCAAGCGTTATCACGCATCTCCCTTATATAAGAAGCACGCTCGCCGTTATGAGACTGCTGATGTAACGCCGTGCTTCTTCAATTCGGAGGGACAGCCCTTTAATCCAGATGCCGTTAGCAAACTGCTTGAGCGGCTCTCTAAGCGCGCCGTCAGGAGTAAGCGGGTTGAACGCATGATTTCGCCCCATAAGCTTCGTCATGGTCACGCATATGCGATTTTGACTAGCCCTGACTTCGGCGATGACTATCTCAACAAACTCCTCATGGCTCAGAAGTCACTCGGCCACTCAGACACATCCACGACAGGAACTTATACCAAGTTGCCACAGGAAATCTTCCACTTGGTTTGCCCGAACACTGGAGAGGTTGCGACCAAAGCAAAAAGCATGGCGGATCTTGCTGCTCAGACGACGCTGAAAATCAGGTTGGGAGATAAGAAATGA